From the Leptolyngbya sp. O-77 genome, one window contains:
- a CDS encoding glucose-1-phosphate adenylyltransferase: MKRVLAIILGGGAGTRLYPLTKLRAKPAVPLAGKYRLIDIPVSNCINSDIYKIFVLTQFNSASLNRHISRTYSFSGFHEGFVEVLAAQQTPENPNWFQGTADAVRQYLWMFQDYDVDQYLILSGDHLYRMDYSDFVERHRETKADITISVLPMDNERASDFGLMKINEDGRIIDFYEKPKGEALKQMQVDTTVLGLTPEEAKLKPYIASMGIYVFEKQVMFDLLRRSPEQTDFGKEIIPSSAKDYNLQAYLFNGYWEDIGTIRSFYDANLALTQQPQPPFSFYDEKAPIYTRGRSLPPSKLLDCTITESMIGEGCILKNCQVHHSVLGIRTRIESGCVVQDTLIMGSDFYQPLAERSNNCDDGKVPLGIGANTTIRGAIIDKNACIGCDVKILNKDHIEEAAREEYGFYIRNGIVVVLKGATIPDGTVI, encoded by the coding sequence GTGAAAAGGGTATTAGCGATTATTTTGGGCGGCGGTGCAGGCACCCGTCTGTATCCACTCACAAAGCTAAGAGCTAAGCCAGCTGTGCCGCTGGCGGGCAAGTATCGCTTGATTGATATTCCGGTTAGCAACTGTATTAATTCCGATATTTACAAGATCTTTGTTCTGACGCAATTCAATTCAGCGTCGCTCAATCGCCATATCTCCCGCACCTACAGTTTTTCCGGCTTCCACGAAGGGTTTGTGGAGGTGCTGGCAGCACAGCAAACTCCTGAAAATCCCAACTGGTTTCAGGGCACGGCTGACGCGGTGCGGCAATATCTCTGGATGTTCCAGGACTACGATGTAGATCAGTATTTAATCTTGTCGGGCGACCACCTCTATCGCATGGACTATAGCGATTTTGTGGAGCGTCACCGCGAAACCAAGGCCGACATCACGATTTCGGTGCTGCCGATGGACAATGAGCGGGCCTCAGACTTTGGTCTGATGAAGATCAATGAGGATGGACGCATCATTGACTTTTACGAGAAGCCCAAGGGTGAGGCTCTGAAGCAGATGCAGGTGGATACCACTGTGTTGGGGCTGACCCCTGAAGAGGCGAAGCTCAAGCCCTACATTGCATCGATGGGCATCTACGTGTTTGAAAAGCAGGTCATGTTTGACCTGCTGCGGCGATCGCCCGAACAGACCGACTTTGGCAAAGAAATCATCCCCTCCTCTGCCAAGGATTACAACCTGCAAGCCTATCTCTTCAACGGCTACTGGGAAGACATTGGGACAATCCGCTCGTTCTACGATGCCAACCTGGCGCTAACGCAACAGCCGCAGCCGCCGTTTAGCTTCTACGACGAAAAGGCTCCTATCTATACCCGTGGGCGATCGCTCCCGCCCAGCAAGCTGCTCGACTGCACCATTACCGAGTCGATGATCGGGGAAGGCTGCATTCTGAAAAACTGTCAGGTGCATCACTCTGTTCTGGGCATCCGCACACGCATCGAGTCGGGTTGCGTGGTGCAAGACACGCTGATCATGGGGTCAGACTTTTATCAGCCCCTGGCCGAGCGCTCGAACAATTGCGACGACGGCAAAGTGCCCCTTGGCATTGGCGCAAACACTACGATTCGTGGGGCGATTATTGACAAGAACGCCTGCATCGGCTGCGATGTCAAGATTTTGAATAAGGATCACATCGAAGAAGCCGCCCGCGAAGAATACGGCTTCTATATCCGCAACGGAATCGTGGTGGTTCTCAAGGGGGCAACGATTCCGGATGGAACCGTGATCTAG